The following proteins are encoded in a genomic region of Aerococcaceae bacterium DSM 111021:
- a CDS encoding bacteriochlorophyll 4-vinyl reductase yields MSDKIDNKDINRGNELVTTLLSNRILKIDRKEFLYQLFKEEPGIEKILENGPVEIIDEKQIASTAKKAINNTTMKSSAASFVSGLPGGVAVVASIPADILQFYGMSINLAQKLMYLYGYPDLYNDDKLTEEGKKSLIVFLGVMLGVSGAGTAVKRISSALAGQAVKKLPQQALTKTVYYPIIKKTLANLGVKVTKNSFAKSVSKVIPVVGGGVSGGLTLATISPIKSMLFTHS; encoded by the coding sequence ATGTCAGATAAAATTGATAACAAAGATATAAACAGAGGAAACGAACTTGTCACTACTCTCTTATCAAATCGCATCTTAAAAATAGACCGTAAAGAGTTCCTATATCAATTATTCAAGGAGGAACCAGGAATTGAGAAAATACTTGAAAATGGCCCCGTTGAAATTATTGATGAGAAACAAATTGCTTCCACAGCTAAAAAAGCCATTAATAATACGACAATGAAATCATCTGCTGCATCCTTTGTTTCAGGACTGCCTGGAGGTGTCGCAGTAGTTGCTTCAATACCTGCTGATATTCTACAGTTTTACGGCATGTCGATTAATTTAGCTCAAAAACTGATGTATTTATATGGTTATCCTGATTTGTACAATGATGATAAGCTAACCGAAGAAGGGAAAAAGTCATTAATCGTTTTTCTTGGTGTGATGTTAGGAGTCAGTGGGGCTGGAACAGCTGTTAAAAGGATCTCATCAGCTCTAGCTGGTCAAGCAGTTAAGAAGCTCCCACAACAAGCACTCACAAAAACTGTTTATTATCCAATTATCAAAAAAACTTTAGCTAATTTGGGCGTAAAAGTGACTAAGAATTCCTTTGCAAAATCTGTATCAAAGGTCATTCCAGTCGTTGGTGGGGGTGTCTCTGGGGGACTGACTTTAGCTACCATAAGCCCCATAAAAAGTATGCTTTTCACACATAGTTGA
- a CDS encoding Sua5/YciO/YrdC/YwlC family protein: MENKHIKWSGNLQEEAVTLLKSGGKTIVCPTKVGYIIATMDRVGLERKFSAKNRKRNKPGVVLVGSLEQLDELAEMTPEIKKIYEKCWEEDVLLGCILPWKASGKHYIPADGSSELMSDTRGTSCFVIKFGVPGEQIAAKLWTDQQSLLFASSANPSGKGNRGVVAGIGEQIEHEADLIIDGDDYVKSIQPDKTVDTRYEQGVMISFVDAHGQLVPEQGNQRSVEPAPVLIRKGLDLERIMFHLSEGYHSWNYRHGEYY, translated from the coding sequence ATGGAGAATAAACACATAAAGTGGTCAGGTAATTTACAAGAAGAAGCAGTAACCTTATTAAAAAGTGGTGGAAAAACTATCGTCTGTCCTACAAAGGTAGGCTATATTATTGCAACAATGGATAGAGTGGGCTTGGAGAGGAAATTTTCTGCTAAAAATCGAAAACGAAACAAACCTGGTGTCGTTTTAGTAGGCTCATTAGAACAGTTAGATGAGCTAGCGGAAATGACTCCCGAAATAAAAAAGATTTATGAGAAGTGCTGGGAGGAAGACGTGTTATTAGGTTGTATACTTCCTTGGAAAGCTTCAGGTAAACATTATATACCCGCCGATGGCTCCTCTGAGTTGATGTCAGATACACGCGGAACTAGTTGTTTCGTTATTAAATTCGGTGTACCTGGAGAACAAATCGCTGCTAAACTTTGGACAGATCAACAGTCACTATTATTCGCAAGTTCTGCCAATCCATCAGGAAAAGGTAATCGAGGTGTGGTAGCTGGTATTGGTGAACAAATAGAACATGAGGCAGATTTAATTATTGACGGAGATGACTACGTCAAATCTATTCAGCCAGATAAAACGGTAGATACACGTTATGAACAAGGAGTGATGATTTCTTTTGTCGATGCACACGGTCAACTCGTGCCTGAACAAGGTAATCAACGTTCTGTTGAACCAGCACCTGTCTTAATCCGTAAAGGGTTAGATTTAGAACGCATTATGTTTCATTTGTCAGAAGGTTATCATTCATGGAATTATCGCCACGGAGAGTATTATTGA
- a CDS encoding 2-isopropylmalate synthase, which produces MVKQIQFFDTTLRDGEQTPGVNFNTKEKVQIALQLEKWGIDVIEAGFPISSQGDFEAVQEIAAQIKHATVGGLARCSIEDIDSVREALKEANHKQIHVFIATSPIHRESKLSMTKAEILASVKKHITYAKQYFDQVQFSPEDATRTEWDFLVEVIQVAIKCGATIINIPDTVGYTNPTEYGALFAYLKENISAFDEVIFSSHCHDDLGMATANALAAIEQGALRVEGTINGIGERAGNTALEEVAVALHIRRDAYQAENQIKLDETKNTSDLVSRLSGMPIPRNKAIIGANAYAHESGIHQDGVLKNPETYEIITPQLVGVSSNDLPLGKLSGRHAFVDRMVSLGYDMSDKVVVKELFVKFKELADKKKNISTTDLHALIAGATIEDQANYELARLQVQYIEEGLHAATVAIRDRQQDNRILLDTDTGAGSVDAIYKTINRMLKLNIILHEYRIDAITQGHDSQAQVHVTIQLPNGYLSYGTGIDFDVLTASAKAYLQAIN; this is translated from the coding sequence ATGGTTAAGCAGATTCAATTTTTTGATACAACCTTGAGAGATGGCGAGCAGACACCAGGTGTAAATTTTAATACGAAAGAAAAAGTTCAGATAGCACTTCAATTAGAAAAATGGGGTATTGATGTTATAGAAGCTGGCTTTCCTATCTCAAGCCAGGGAGATTTTGAAGCTGTTCAAGAAATTGCAGCTCAGATAAAACATGCTACAGTTGGCGGCTTAGCAAGGTGTTCTATTGAAGACATTGATAGTGTTCGTGAGGCATTAAAAGAGGCAAATCATAAGCAGATTCATGTCTTTATTGCTACAAGTCCGATTCATCGTGAAAGTAAATTATCCATGACAAAAGCTGAAATTCTGGCGTCAGTTAAGAAACACATTACTTATGCCAAGCAATATTTTGATCAAGTTCAATTTTCGCCGGAGGATGCTACTCGGACTGAATGGGATTTTCTTGTTGAAGTGATTCAAGTGGCAATTAAATGTGGCGCAACGATAATTAATATTCCGGATACGGTTGGTTATACAAACCCAACGGAATACGGTGCTTTATTTGCGTATTTGAAAGAGAATATATCGGCCTTTGATGAAGTTATTTTTTCCTCTCATTGTCATGATGATCTAGGAATGGCGACAGCCAATGCTCTTGCAGCGATCGAGCAAGGTGCACTAAGAGTTGAAGGAACAATTAATGGGATTGGTGAGCGTGCAGGAAACACCGCTTTAGAGGAAGTTGCAGTGGCCCTACATATTCGTCGTGATGCCTATCAAGCTGAAAATCAGATCAAACTGGATGAAACTAAGAATACAAGTGATCTTGTCAGTCGTTTATCTGGAATGCCTATTCCTCGCAATAAAGCGATTATTGGCGCTAATGCTTACGCACACGAATCCGGTATTCATCAAGATGGTGTATTGAAGAATCCTGAAACTTATGAAATTATTACCCCTCAACTTGTTGGGGTTTCAAGTAATGATCTGCCTTTAGGGAAGTTATCCGGAAGACATGCCTTTGTCGATCGTATGGTGAGTTTAGGCTACGATATGTCAGATAAAGTAGTGGTGAAAGAACTTTTTGTGAAGTTCAAAGAATTAGCAGATAAGAAGAAAAACATTTCGACAACTGATTTACATGCCCTTATTGCTGGCGCAACAATTGAAGACCAAGCAAATTATGAATTAGCGAGACTTCAAGTTCAATATATTGAAGAAGGGCTTCATGCCGCTACAGTTGCTATTCGAGATCGCCAGCAGGATAATCGTATTCTGTTAGATACCGATACAGGAGCGGGAAGTGTTGATGCGATTTATAAAACCATCAATCGCATGCTGAAATTGAATATTATCTTGCATGAGTACCGGATTGATGCCATTACACAAGGACACGACTCACAAGCTCAAGTGCATGTGACGATTCAATTGCCTAATGGTTATCTATCTTACGGCACAGGGATTGATTTTGATGTACTAACTGCTTCTGCCAAAGCTTATTTACAAGCAATCAATTAG
- the ilvC gene encoding ketol-acid reductoisomerase, which produces MTKVLYDTNISTAILEDKTIAIIGYGSQGHAHSQNLRDSGFKVVVGLREGKSFDAAKEDGFDVKSVAEATKEADVIMVLLPDERQAEVYDNSIKDNLEAGNALVFAHGFNIHYNQIVAPEDVDVFLVAPKGPGHLVRRTFKEGAGVPALVGVHQDATGHAKEIGLAYAVGVGAGRAGILETTFKEETETDLFGEQAVLCGGVSHLIKAGFEVLTEAGYQPESAYFEVLHELKLIVDLIYEGGLENMRYSISDTAEWGDYVSGPRVVTSDTKEAMKGILKDIQDGEFARNWILENQTNRPKFNAIKRHEKEHPITAVGKELRGLMPFIGDSLVD; this is translated from the coding sequence ATGACAAAAGTACTTTACGATACAAATATTTCAACAGCCATTCTAGAAGATAAGACGATCGCCATCATTGGTTACGGATCGCAAGGACATGCCCATTCACAAAACTTACGAGACAGCGGGTTCAAAGTAGTAGTAGGTCTACGTGAAGGTAAGTCATTCGATGCCGCAAAAGAAGATGGGTTCGATGTGAAATCTGTCGCCGAAGCTACAAAAGAAGCGGATGTTATTATGGTTCTATTACCTGATGAACGACAGGCGGAAGTATACGATAATAGCATTAAAGACAACTTAGAAGCGGGCAACGCCTTAGTCTTCGCTCACGGATTCAATATTCACTACAACCAAATCGTTGCACCTGAAGATGTGGATGTGTTCTTAGTAGCACCCAAGGGACCGGGACACTTAGTACGTCGAACTTTCAAAGAAGGTGCTGGTGTACCAGCCTTAGTGGGAGTTCATCAAGATGCAACCGGCCATGCTAAGGAAATCGGCTTAGCTTACGCGGTAGGGGTTGGTGCAGGACGTGCTGGAATCTTAGAGACAACCTTCAAGGAAGAGACCGAGACGGACTTATTCGGTGAACAAGCCGTACTTTGTGGTGGGGTATCTCACTTAATTAAAGCTGGATTCGAAGTTTTAACAGAAGCTGGTTATCAACCAGAGTCTGCCTACTTTGAAGTGCTTCACGAATTGAAATTAATCGTAGACTTAATTTACGAAGGTGGCTTAGAGAACATGCGCTACTCCATATCAGATACAGCAGAATGGGGAGATTACGTAAGTGGTCCGCGTGTTGTCACATCGGACACTAAAGAAGCCATGAAGGGTATCCTAAAAGACATTCAAGACGGTGAATTCGCACGTAACTGGATCTTAGAGAACCAGACTAACCGTCCGAAGTTCAACGCGATCAAACGCCATGAGAAAGAACATCCAATTACAGCAGTAGGTAAAGAATTACGTGGCCTCATGCCATTTATTGGAGATTCATTAGTTGATTAA
- the leuD gene encoding 3-isopropylmalate dehydratase small subunit, which translates to MRPFIVHKGTTVALMEDNINTDQILPSAFLNRIEKTGFGEFLFDNWRYLPGSDYPRKVKAEFPLNHPDRQGASILITGDNFAGGSSREHAVWALDDFGFRVVIAGSFSDIFYMNSLKNGMLAISLSAEERQALARLKGDEQIKIDLETQEIVTPYAKYKFSIEEEWRRKLLGGIDDITETMAYEEQIKAYESKWDEFYAYDAIT; encoded by the coding sequence ATGAGACCTTTTATAGTTCATAAGGGAACAACCGTGGCTTTAATGGAGGACAATATTAATACCGATCAAATCTTACCAAGTGCCTTTTTAAATCGGATTGAAAAAACGGGGTTCGGTGAATTTTTATTTGATAACTGGCGCTATCTACCAGGATCAGACTATCCAAGAAAAGTTAAAGCAGAATTTCCATTGAATCATCCCGATCGCCAAGGTGCGAGTATTTTAATAACTGGTGATAATTTTGCAGGAGGATCGTCTCGAGAACATGCAGTATGGGCTTTAGATGATTTTGGTTTTAGAGTAGTGATTGCCGGAAGTTTTAGCGATATCTTTTATATGAACAGCCTGAAAAATGGGATGTTAGCGATTAGTTTATCAGCAGAAGAACGTCAAGCACTAGCAAGATTAAAGGGCGACGAACAGATTAAGATCGATTTAGAAACACAAGAAATAGTGACACCGTATGCTAAGTATAAATTTTCAATTGAAGAAGAATGGCGCCGTAAATTATTAGGTGGAATTGACGATATTACTGAAACAATGGCCTATGAAGAACAAATTAAAGCGTATGAAAGTAAGTGGGACGAGTTTTATGCTTATGACGCTATCACATAG
- the leuB gene encoding 3-isopropylmalate dehydrogenase translates to MTKRIVALAGDGIGPEIMTSALEILAVASKGKFAYEVVSFPFGGAAIEQAGIPLPQETLMACQQADAILLGAIGGPRWEGAKETPESGLLALRQALKLYANLRPTKMQTFLEEKSPLKADKVRGTDFVIVRELIGGLYFGQPKCYDSDEAIDTMNYTRKQIEQIVRLAFELALTRRQKLTSVDKANVLANSKLWRQIVQEVSEEYPSVEVEHIYVDAAAMKLMMAAPTFDVIVTENLFGDILSDQASVITGSLGMLASASLSIDGPALYEPIHGSAPDIAGLNIANPVSMILSVCMMLRQSFQQIALADQIETATYETIAATGGTRDLGGQLMTSEFKQELIKRLE, encoded by the coding sequence ATGACTAAAAGAATCGTCGCCCTTGCAGGTGATGGGATTGGTCCAGAAATTATGACCAGTGCTTTAGAAATATTAGCCGTCGCCAGTAAGGGGAAGTTTGCTTACGAAGTGGTCTCTTTTCCTTTTGGCGGGGCTGCGATTGAGCAAGCTGGTATACCGTTACCGCAAGAGACTCTAATGGCTTGTCAACAAGCAGATGCTATTTTGTTAGGTGCGATCGGTGGGCCTCGGTGGGAAGGGGCTAAAGAAACACCAGAAAGTGGATTATTAGCTTTGAGACAAGCGCTTAAATTGTATGCAAATTTGAGGCCAACAAAAATGCAAACTTTTTTGGAAGAAAAGTCTCCATTAAAAGCAGACAAAGTGCGGGGAACAGATTTTGTGATTGTTCGCGAACTAATAGGTGGTTTATATTTTGGACAACCGAAATGTTATGATTCAGATGAGGCCATTGATACGATGAATTATACAAGAAAACAAATTGAACAAATTGTTCGATTGGCTTTTGAATTGGCGCTCACTCGTCGTCAAAAATTGACCTCGGTCGATAAGGCGAACGTCTTAGCAAATAGTAAGTTATGGCGACAGATAGTGCAGGAAGTTTCAGAAGAATACCCGTCAGTTGAAGTGGAACATATATATGTTGATGCAGCAGCAATGAAATTGATGATGGCTGCTCCCACTTTTGATGTCATTGTGACTGAGAATTTGTTCGGAGATATTCTAAGTGATCAAGCTTCTGTGATCACAGGTTCACTGGGGATGCTTGCAAGTGCGAGTCTAAGTATTGATGGACCAGCTTTATACGAACCAATTCACGGTTCTGCTCCGGACATAGCTGGTTTAAATATTGCCAATCCGGTGTCGATGATCTTATCTGTGTGTATGATGTTAAGGCAGAGTTTTCAGCAAATAGCTTTAGCCGATCAAATTGAGACAGCTACTTATGAGACGATTGCGGCTACTGGTGGAACGAGAGATTTAGGTGGACAATTGATGACAAGTGAATTTAAGCAAGAGTTAATTAAACGATTGGAGTGA
- a CDS encoding ABC transporter ATP-binding protein, with product MTERSRGRLKKTILQLEEVTWRRQGQSILKGINWQVQEEEHWAVLGLNGSGKTSILNIITGYSYPTSGAVKVLDTKFGEASLPKLREEIGYVSSALDRFGSTFNKQRAKHIILSGKFSTVGLYNKQDITESDWHLVQAILEELRIGYLSEQAFSTLSQGEKRRVLIGRALMNRPRLMILDEPCSGLDILAREELLQQMNSIVKQDCHLIYVTHHIEEITPAITHILLIRDGEVVSSGPKNQVLTAENLTNTFKVNVKVRWENDRPWISVVH from the coding sequence ATGACTGAAAGGAGTCGAGGCAGATTGAAGAAGACAATATTACAATTAGAAGAGGTGACTTGGCGACGACAAGGCCAGTCAATACTCAAAGGCATTAATTGGCAAGTTCAGGAAGAAGAACACTGGGCAGTCCTTGGTTTAAACGGCTCGGGCAAGACATCGATATTGAATATTATTACAGGCTACTCCTATCCCACTTCCGGAGCTGTTAAAGTGCTGGATACAAAGTTTGGCGAGGCCAGCTTACCTAAGTTGCGTGAAGAGATTGGTTATGTAAGTTCAGCCTTGGACCGCTTTGGCTCTACATTTAACAAGCAACGTGCGAAGCATATTATCCTCAGTGGGAAATTCTCAACGGTTGGCTTGTATAACAAGCAAGATATTACTGAGTCAGACTGGCATTTGGTTCAGGCGATTCTTGAGGAATTGCGAATTGGTTATTTAAGTGAGCAAGCTTTCAGCACCTTATCCCAAGGAGAGAAGCGTCGCGTATTAATAGGCCGGGCATTAATGAACCGCCCGCGCCTGATGATTTTGGATGAGCCTTGCTCGGGTCTAGATATCCTAGCGCGAGAAGAGTTGTTACAGCAGATGAATTCAATTGTGAAGCAAGACTGCCACTTGATTTACGTCACCCACCATATCGAGGAAATCACCCCAGCTATTACGCACATTCTATTGATCCGAGATGGGGAAGTTGTCAGCAGTGGACCTAAAAATCAAGTCCTGACCGCTGAGAACCTAACGAATACCTTCAAGGTAAACGTCAAAGTCCGCTGGGAAAACGACCGCCCTTGGATAAGTGTGGTTCATTAA
- the leuC gene encoding 3-isopropylmalate dehydratase large subunit — protein sequence MGQTLFDKVWQEHVLAGEEGNAQLLYIDLHMIHEVTTPQGFESLRSEGRQLRAPEKTIATIDHNVPTKNIFTIKDAISRKQIEALQRNCRDFGVELMDHGSEGQGIVHMIGPEQGATQPGKTVVCGDSHTATHGAFGAIAFGIGSSEVEHVFATQTIWQRKPKIMGIKLTGKLQAGVYAKDIMLNLIHTYGTDFATGYAIEYYGEAVSDLSMEGRMTLCNMAIEFGAKYGLVAPDQKTFDYLEGKPRAPKDFKRAVAYWKTLYTDPDADFDYVLEVSIDDLAPYVTWGTTPAMGLPYGEKFPQVSDHNDQRAYEYMDLRPQMDATDIPISYIFLGSCTNSRLEDLIEGAKYIKGRKVAPHISAWVVPGSRPVKRAAEAMGIAQQYIDAGFEWREPGCSACISMNADRVPPGTHCASTTNRNFEGRQGKGSRTHLCSPAMAVLAAVKGHFYDTRLDDQEVPVL from the coding sequence ATGGGACAGACACTATTTGATAAAGTTTGGCAAGAACATGTTTTAGCTGGCGAGGAAGGAAATGCTCAGTTATTATACATAGATTTACATATGATTCACGAAGTAACCACACCGCAAGGTTTTGAAAGTTTACGTTCAGAAGGACGCCAGCTGAGGGCTCCTGAAAAAACTATCGCAACGATTGATCATAATGTGCCGACTAAGAATATCTTTACGATTAAGGATGCCATTTCAAGAAAACAAATTGAAGCATTACAAAGAAACTGTCGAGATTTCGGAGTTGAGTTAATGGATCACGGCAGTGAAGGTCAAGGAATCGTTCATATGATTGGACCGGAACAAGGGGCAACTCAACCTGGTAAAACCGTTGTTTGTGGTGATTCACATACAGCAACCCATGGGGCTTTTGGCGCCATTGCTTTTGGAATTGGCTCTTCAGAAGTTGAACACGTTTTTGCGACGCAGACAATTTGGCAAAGAAAACCAAAGATAATGGGGATTAAACTGACTGGTAAACTACAAGCGGGTGTTTATGCAAAAGATATTATGTTGAATCTTATTCATACGTATGGCACTGACTTTGCGACAGGTTATGCGATTGAATATTATGGCGAAGCAGTGAGTGACTTGTCGATGGAAGGACGCATGACATTGTGCAATATGGCGATTGAGTTTGGAGCAAAGTATGGCCTAGTAGCTCCAGACCAGAAAACCTTTGACTATCTTGAAGGCAAGCCAAGAGCTCCCAAAGATTTTAAACGGGCAGTGGCTTATTGGAAGACACTATATACAGACCCAGATGCTGACTTTGACTATGTATTAGAAGTATCTATCGATGATTTAGCACCTTATGTCACTTGGGGGACGACTCCTGCGATGGGGTTACCTTATGGAGAGAAATTCCCGCAAGTAAGTGATCATAATGATCAACGTGCTTATGAATACATGGATTTGAGACCTCAAATGGATGCGACGGACATCCCTATATCTTATATATTTTTAGGTTCGTGTACAAATTCTCGTCTGGAAGACTTGATTGAAGGGGCTAAATATATAAAAGGGCGCAAGGTTGCTCCTCATATTTCAGCTTGGGTAGTTCCAGGTAGTCGGCCGGTGAAACGTGCAGCCGAAGCAATGGGAATTGCTCAACAATATATAGACGCTGGATTTGAGTGGCGGGAACCAGGTTGTTCAGCTTGTATATCGATGAATGCGGATCGTGTACCGCCGGGAACGCACTGTGCCTCGACAACAAACCGAAATTTCGAAGGGCGACAAGGAAAAGGCTCACGCACTCACTTATGCAGTCCCGCGATGGCCGTCCTAGCAGCAGTTAAGGGACACTTCTACGACACAAGACTCGATGACCAGGAGGTACCAGTTTTATGA
- the ilvN gene encoding acetolactate synthase small subunit, with amino-acid sequence MRHIITATVEDASGVLNRITGLLARRSFNIESITVGKTTEEGISKITFVVDLDSANSAEQLIKQLNKQIHVLKVNDITHQDIVARELALIKVKTSKSSRAEIQSLIEPFRTRILDVARNSITIEVTGGLSKVDALINLVKPFGIIEVSRTGLTAFVRDTSSK; translated from the coding sequence ATGAGACACATTATCACAGCCACTGTGGAAGATGCTAGTGGGGTATTGAATCGCATCACTGGCTTACTCGCCAGACGTAGCTTTAACATCGAAAGTATTACGGTCGGCAAGACAACCGAAGAGGGGATCTCTAAGATAACCTTTGTCGTTGACTTGGACTCAGCTAATAGTGCTGAACAACTCATTAAGCAATTGAACAAGCAAATTCACGTCTTAAAAGTCAATGATATTACCCACCAAGATATTGTCGCCAGAGAATTAGCCTTAATAAAAGTCAAAACTAGCAAGTCATCTCGAGCAGAAATTCAAAGTCTGATTGAGCCATTCCGAACACGTATCTTAGATGTAGCCCGTAATTCGATTACGATTGAAGTGACTGGAGGACTTTCTAAGGTAGATGCCCTTATTAATTTAGTCAAGCCTTTCGGCATTATTGAAGTGTCGCGAACAGGCTTAACTGCCTTTGTCCGAGATACAAGTAGTAAGTAA
- the ilvB gene encoding biosynthetic-type acetolactate synthase large subunit, giving the protein MDNDVDVIFGYPGGSVLPIFDSLYEMNPSFKNYLCRHEQGLIHAAEGYARVTGKTGVVLATSGPGITNLLTGIADAMLDSLPLVVIAGQVSSAVIGTDAFQEADVIGLTTPISKHNYQIKNVADIPRIMNEAFHIASSGRKGPVVIDIPKNISEALVEGDYSGDFHLAGYQPTTQPNAGQIERVLEALLQAEKPVLLAGAGVHFAKANEELLTFLDRYPMPVVNTLQGIGALPGSHRLSLGMGGMHGSYASNQAIINADLLINIGSRFDDRLTGKLSEFSPHSKVVHIDIDPAEIGKNIKVDIPVVSDAKLALEALLEADAVQVDYSDWIDHCLAKKEDKPFWYYNYDQLISPQWFIEKVSQKTNHQAIVITDVGQHQMWAAQFYCQDKPLSFVSSGGLGTMGFGLPAAIGAQIGRPDETVALFVGDGGYQMTIQELATIKQYNLPVKIFILNNETLGMVRQWQELLYDEHYSESLFNDGKNPDFVKIADGYGIKGMQISQESIVDEALEEVFAYDGPVVVEVMIPMKEKVFPMVPAGKGNGEMTGVKPI; this is encoded by the coding sequence ATGGACAACGATGTGGATGTAATATTTGGCTATCCAGGTGGCTCAGTCTTACCAATATTTGATTCACTCTATGAGATGAATCCTAGCTTTAAAAATTATCTCTGCCGCCACGAACAAGGCTTAATTCATGCTGCGGAAGGCTATGCCCGCGTTACGGGCAAGACGGGAGTGGTTCTTGCGACATCAGGACCAGGTATCACGAACCTACTTACAGGGATTGCTGACGCCATGTTAGACTCACTTCCCTTAGTCGTCATCGCTGGGCAAGTCTCCTCGGCAGTGATTGGAACGGATGCCTTCCAAGAAGCGGATGTTATCGGTCTAACAACCCCTATCTCAAAGCACAATTATCAAATAAAAAATGTCGCAGACATACCGCGCATAATGAATGAGGCCTTCCATATCGCTTCAAGTGGCCGTAAAGGGCCAGTGGTAATAGATATTCCCAAAAATATATCTGAAGCCTTAGTGGAGGGGGATTATTCAGGCGACTTCCACTTAGCAGGTTACCAGCCAACGACTCAACCGAATGCGGGGCAGATCGAAAGAGTGCTAGAAGCCTTACTCCAGGCTGAAAAGCCCGTCTTATTAGCTGGAGCGGGTGTGCACTTTGCCAAGGCCAATGAAGAATTATTAACTTTCCTCGACCGCTATCCCATGCCGGTTGTGAATACTTTGCAAGGCATTGGGGCCCTACCAGGCTCGCACAGACTATCACTCGGCATGGGAGGGATGCACGGTAGCTACGCCTCCAACCAAGCCATTATCAATGCTGATCTCTTAATTAATATCGGGTCCCGCTTCGATGACCGACTGACGGGCAAGTTGTCAGAGTTTTCACCCCATTCCAAAGTGGTGCATATTGACATCGACCCCGCTGAAATTGGCAAAAATATCAAAGTCGACATCCCCGTCGTCAGCGACGCTAAGTTGGCTCTAGAAGCTTTACTTGAAGCGGATGCCGTTCAGGTAGACTATAGCGATTGGATTGACCATTGCCTAGCCAAGAAGGAAGATAAACCTTTCTGGTACTACAATTACGACCAACTCATCTCACCCCAATGGTTCATTGAGAAAGTCTCGCAAAAGACTAATCACCAAGCCATTGTGATTACCGATGTAGGTCAGCACCAAATGTGGGCAGCACAATTTTACTGTCAAGATAAGCCATTAAGCTTTGTCAGTTCGGGCGGTTTAGGAACTATGGGGTTCGGCTTGCCAGCGGCAATAGGTGCTCAGATTGGTCGTCCAGATGAGACGGTTGCACTCTTTGTAGGAGATGGTGGCTATCAGATGACCATTCAAGAACTGGCGACCATTAAGCAATACAATTTGCCGGTTAAGATTTTTATATTGAATAATGAGACCTTAGGCATGGTACGGCAGTGGCAAGAATTGCTTTACGACGAACATTATTCGGAGTCCTTATTCAATGACGGTAAGAATCCAGACTTCGTGAAGATTGCAGACGGTTACGGAATTAAGGGGATGCAGATCAGTCAAGAATCCATAGTCGATGAGGCTTTGGAAGAGGTCTTCGCTTATGACGGACCGGTTGTTGTTGAGGTCATGATACCGATGAAAGAAAAAGTATTCCCCATGGTACCAGCAGGTAAAGGGAACGGCGAGATGACTGGGGTGAAACCAATATGA